TTGACGCATAATAATAAACTAAACTGGAGGTGTGTGAAATTGGATAAAGAACTTATGAACCTGGCTGTCCGGAGCCTTGTCTGGCCGGTTTGCCTGGTTGGCGCAACACAGAACGGACAGCACAATATAATGACTGCGGCTTGGATAACCCAGATCAGCGCCAACCCGCTGCAGCTGATTATCTCTATCGACAAATCAAGGTACACTCATAGTATGATTTCCGAAACAGGAGAATTTATGGTCAGTATTCTTGGCTCGGAACAAAAGGAAATTGCCGTCGTCTGCGGCTCCCGTTCCGGACGGAATGTCGATAAAGTCAA
This sequence is a window from Desulfotomaculum sp.. Protein-coding genes within it:
- a CDS encoding flavin reductase → MDKELMNLAVRSLVWPVCLVGATQNGQHNIMTAAWITQISANPLQLIISIDKSRYTHSMISETGEFMVSILGSEQKEIAVVCGSRSGRNVDKVKQLKIETIPSTVVKVPRLAGCLANMECKVAAQYPAGNRTLFVGEVVAADIDKENLKPMIMYRGKYIE